The Alnus glutinosa chromosome 1, dhAlnGlut1.1, whole genome shotgun sequence region CCAACTCCACCACCTGATCCACCTCCAACGCCACCACCAAATCCACCACCTTTGCCAATCCCACCTCCAATGCCACCACCTTTTCCAATTCCTCCACCAAAGCCTCCCCCACCTCCTTTACCAATACCACCTCCGACACCACCGCCCTTCCCAATGCCTCCACCAGCACCCCCTCCAAAACCTTTTCCGCCACCACCTCCAATTCCACCACCTTTTCCGAATCCTCCTCCAGCACCACCTCCAACTCCACCACCTTTTCCAAACCCTCCACTATGACCACCACCAAATCCACCTTCGTTTCCATGACCACCACCAAGTCCACCACCCTTGCCAATGCCGCCACCTTTGCCAaatcctccaccaccaccaattCCATGCCCACCACCAATCCCATGGCCACCACCTAAGCCTCCACCACCGCCACCGCCTTTACCAATCCCGCCACCAATGCCACCACCCTTGCCAAACCCTCCACCGGCACCACCACCAATCCCATGGCCACCACCTAAGCCtccaccaccgccaccacctTTACCAATTCCGCCACCAATGCCACCACCCTTGCCAAACCCTCCACCAGCACCACCACCAATCCCATGGCCACCACCTAAGCCtccaccaccgccaccacctTTGCCAATCCCGCCACCAATGCCACCACCCTTGCCAAACCCTCCACCAGCACCACCACCAATCCCATGCCCGCCACCAAAGCCTCCACCAGCTCCTCCACCTTTACCAATCCCACCACCAATACCACCACCCTTGCCAAACCCTCCACCAGCACCACCACCAATCCCATGCCCACCGCCTAAGCCTCCACCAGCACCGCCACCAGCACCCCCGCCAGCACCACCACCATATCCACCGCCAGCACCTCCGCCAACACCACCACCAGATCCACCTCCGaatccacctccacctccacctccacctccacctccacctccccCACCAAACCCACCTCCAAACCCTCCTCCCTTTCCAACAGTTAAaaacttctcttcttcctcattctTCTCCACACTCACTACATTCCTAGCAACCACACTCGCTACAAGAACATGAAGACAAAGTAAGGATAATAGAGCAACTCTCTTAGTGCCTCCTCCCATCTCGGCAGTTTCTTTAGGAGTACTGTAAGCTCGTTGTTGATGAAAGCTTTGCAGGCACGAGGGTTTTTATATATAGTAGATCGAGGGACCCGTTTGCCTTTGTATTAAATGCCTTTCAACTACTAACTAATCGCCACATTAATGAATAAATAATGCACCCCACAATTATCACCACGCTTTTGGTGCATTTGTCAAATTTACGGCTACACTTTTTCTTCTCACTGCCATTCACATAAAGAAAACCCTAACATGCAAATCTGTTTGGCGCCCAACTCTGACATGCACCCATTTCAGCCCATATCACTCGGGGTTGCATCAGTACATAAGGCTTATACTCTTCCTACTTTGCAGTACGTGAACTTTAAATATTTTCGAGTCCAATCAAACTACTGGAATTTTTGGATCTGGACCATCTGGTTCACGCTCTCTCCATTGGTCCGATGGTAATCTACTGGCATGGCCGgaatttttctcctttttcttttccgaTTATAGCAACCACCGAAAATTcatcaaattaattaatccTACATGATCAAGGAATGGTAAGCACCTCTCGCATGTTGTCGGACACAAAAGCTTGTCACTAGAAAACAACAATATATCTTTAAGATTTATGGGCATGCATGCATGCCCAATGGCGCCATTAACAAAAATCATGTAATATATATGGACCTTAATTAATTGACAAACAATTCCAGCATTGCACATGGGAAATCCAGTACGTGCAACCAATTCGAAGAAAAAATGCTAGGGATTTATGATATTTTCCAGATCGAGATGGTCCTTCTTCCACGATTCCATGTGCCCGGTAGATAAAGACTTTAATGCAAGTTGAAAAACTTGTTTGGCATTCAATTCTCTCCTCAAATTAAGAAGCTGTGGGCTAATTTCTGAAAACcatatatctatttttaataTTGTCTGAACATGCAATGTTCCTAGATTGAGATATTTGGATCGATTTTGGTTTTCTTGTCATCTTAATAAAGATAAGTTTGAAAGCACATGCAGCGATCGCGTTGCAGCTATATATGGTGTTAGGGGCGGACCCATTAAGGGGCCGCAGGGGGGGGGGCGCTGGcgccccccaagccccaagatttttctccaaaaaaaaattacctctaaattttttagttttgcccccctctaaatttattgttttcaatttaGCCCCTCCAAATTGTCAAGTCTAGTTCCACCACTATTAATGGCACTTTATGTGGAGGTGCCACCCAATTGATAATGATTGCTGATAAGGGTTTAATGATGACTGCTGATCTAACAGTAATTTGAGTAATTAAGGTGGGTTCTCAGGCATAGTCATTTCTTTctacttatcaattttttttttatatgaattaaatcTTCATAAACCACCAAAACAGAGCTACAACCCTCCAGTAAAAAAAACTGGAACACATCCAAATAGGAACAAAAGGCTGCTAGATAGTAGACCACGCCAACAGAACAAGACTGCTAAACAATGCAGAAAAACACTATCAACAATTACATATCATCCTATCTTAATCCAAACAAATCCAACTATACATGCTTCAATAAAGGGTGTAAATTACACCTATATACAAAACTTAGGTGGCTAGATAAGTCCTTAAATCTCCTTTTAGCCAGCAACCTTGATCGGACCTCCCATTTGATAGTAGCAACAAGAGCTTCTTCGGCATTGGGAGTATTTCCATGTTGAAGGTCGTTTCGATGCCTCCAAATATGGTATATCACCGCCCCAAAGCATAACCGTTCCAAGCAAGTCTTCAAGTCTTTCCCATTCTGCATAGAGTTGCCCCAGTCcaccacatcatcccaaaacaAAGGAGGATCAATAAACGAACAAGCAGGCATCAACTCCCTCCAAATTCTCCTACTGAAACTACAACTAAAGAACAAATGTTGTTTAGATTCCATACCCCCATGGCAGAACAGACAATCAGGATCTCCCATATACCCCCAGCAAACCATCTTTTGCTTGGTAATGAGGGCATCCCTACAAACCAACCAACTCATAAATGTATGTTTTGGAATGGTTGTAGAATACCGAACCAGTTGCCACCAATTAGTTTCCGGATATCttactctcatttttttttttttccatgtttcTGCACAAGAGAAAGTTCCTTTACTTGAGTCCCAAATAGGAGAATCAAAACCCACAGGGATGGAGCTaaacattttaatgggagggggccaaataaatttttttcttaagtaggggttaaagtatatatatatatatatatatatatatatatataaatgcaaattttaagtaaattaaacataacccagttttgatatttttattattccatttaaattaaaaatcaataagcaaaagtgaaaagagtttttataaaaaaaaaaaaaaaaaaaaaaaaaaaaagagagtaaagaaaaccgctgtccaaagattcagaaaataaaaaataaaaaataaaaataaaaaaggtctcagttattttttccacaCATTCTTAGGAAATCGAGCTTGGTCAAGCTTGtgactcctcaaatccacaCCTGTTTTCTTCCAATGCACTACTTGACTAAACATTTTtcgtttactttgaacaaagcctctacaactttgtaaagatcCTTCCATTGTACCTTCTCAGGCATGTCCATTGCTACAcgtaaaatattaaaagaaaaagttttgacaatagttgaacagatgataaaagggaaggggccaaggaaaaaaaaaataaaaaaatcttgctagggccaatagccaaaaaaaaaaaaaaaaaaaaacctttatttgattcatctaaaaaaaataccttaatttttttttttttttttaccttaattttttttttgtcttcttaagAGTTGAAGGGGGGCcatagccccccccccccccccccctctccgtCATTGAG contains the following coding sequences:
- the LOC133858753 gene encoding glycine-rich cell wall structural protein encodes the protein MGGGTKRVALLSLLCLHVLVASVVARNVVSVEKNEEEEKFLTVGKGGGFGGGFGGGGGGGGGGGGGGGFGGGSGGGVGGGAGGGYGGGAGGGAGGGAGGGLGGGHGIGGGAGGGFGKGGGIGGGIGKGGGAGGGFGGGHGIGGGAGGGFGKGGGIGGGIGKGGGGGGGLGGGHGIGGGAGGGFGKGGGIGGGIGKGGGGGGGLGGGHGIGGGAGGGFGKGGGIGGGIGKGGGGGGGLGGGHGIGGGHGIGGGGGFGKGGGIGKGGGLGGGHGNEGGFGGGHSGGFGKGGGVGGGAGGGFGKGGGIGGGGGKGFGGGAGGGIGKGGGVGGGIGKGGGGGFGGGIGKGGGIGGGIGKGGGFGGGVGGGSGGGVGGGYGSGGGAGGGVGGGSGGGFGGGYGGGGGFGGGGGFGGGGGGGIGHH